The sequence ACCGGTTCAACCTGCGCCGGAAAAACCATTGGGGAGATTTCCCGAGAACGGGGTGCTTCCGCAAAAAACACCTCCAACCGCGATTCCAGTCCGGCCCGAAGCTGGATCGTCACTTTCTCCGTATCGGCCGAACTCTCTTCAACCATCAAAGAAAAATGCTTGGCAGTGGATCGGGCGGATGGGACCCGCCACCTTATTGTTCCGCTCCTCCAGAGGTCTGATCATCTTTCATCCGCGTGCAGCTTCGGAACGGGTCCTCTACGAGCAGTTTCTCCGAGAATCAGAAGAAGGATCAATCCCCACGCAGGGCCTGTTGATTCCGCAAACCTTCGAATGGGAACCCCTCCCGGGCCAATGCCTCGAAGAGAATAAGGAAGCCTTTCTTGAGCAGGGGTTCGAGGTCGAATCGTTCGGAAAGAACTTCTTCCGTGTTTCGGCAGTTCCGGCTTGGTTCGAACCCAGTCAGGCGGAGCAGTTCCTCAGTGACGCGGTCGCCTTGATTCGAGAGGGCACAATCCGTCCCTCACAGGCCGAACCTTTCCGCGAAAGGATCGCCCAGTTAGCCGCTAAAAACGCCCACCGCAAAGATCGTCTTCTTTCGGAAGAGGAAGCCCAACGGCTGGTTCGACAGCTGCTCCAAACTTCAGTCCCCCACTCCTGCCCCGCAGGCAAACCAACCTTTATCGAGTGGGAGGATACAGAGATGGAGCGGCGGTTTGGGCGGTCGGTGTGAGGTAGGTCTGCCATTTATCATCTTCCAAATGGTAGGGCGCAGTCTGCGACAAGCCGCGCAGTTTGAATAAAAAACGGACGCGGATTTTCTTCCGAGAATAGGATTGGGTTGTGTCTTCAAAGCCGTCCGGCTTGTCACAGACTGCGCCCTACCCATGTTCGGATCCTAATCGTAATCCTACCCGTCATCGTAACCCCAATCGATCTCTGACAGTCTCAGGATGGGTTGGGGTTTACCCGCACCCCTCCCCGTTTCACAGCTGTTGGATATGATCCGATTACGATTACGAGCAGGATTACGATTAGGAATCTACCCCGAGACGACGTAGCGGTTCGCAATTGATATCCCTCTCAGATCTCTCCAAGTGATTGGCGTCAACTCTTCCAGAATTCCAGCGGCACAAAAACGCTAGTCTATGTGCTTTTCGATCGTTGCGATCAACTCGGGTAAGTCATCTTCAATGATTCCCCATACGAGTTCATTGTCGATATGATCGTAACCATGAGCTAGGATATTTCTGAATGAGATCGCACCCCGCCAACCGGTGATTGAACTTTCCAAAAAGCCTTCGTCAGTATCTCTTATACGTTTTAGAGCTTCACCAAGGATTTCAAACTGGCGCTCTACAGCCGAGCTCAGCATCCGGTCGACCTGATAATCCTCAAATTCTTTTTCTTTCAGGAAATCACGGATGGCTTGAGATGCGCGATACGCATCGTAAAGCCATTTTCGAATCTCAATCTCCATAGATTCGAACTCTATCCCGATTCACTTTCTCCTTAAGGAATGGATTTTGAAGGGACTCTTCAGTCAGAATGTCGACTTTCTGGTGAAATCGATCCTCAACGTCATGGAGAAAGCCGAAAAAACGATTCGAAATTCTATCTCTGCGAGGCTTCGAGAATTCGATAATGAGGTCAATGTCGCTATCTTCGTTTTGTTCAGATCTCGCAATCGAGCCAAACGCATCAACGTATGCGATTCGGTGCCTCTCGCATAATAGTGGCATCTCCCGTTTCAGCTCTTCAATCGTGACCACTACTCAATCGTCTATCGACGCTAAGCT comes from Verrucomicrobiota bacterium and encodes:
- a CDS encoding HepT-like ribonuclease domain-containing protein, producing MEIEIRKWLYDAYRASQAIRDFLKEKEFEDYQVDRMLSSAVERQFEILGEALKRIRDTDEGFLESSITGWRGAISFRNILAHGYDHIDNELVWGIIEDDLPELIATIEKHID
- a CDS encoding nucleotidyltransferase domain-containing protein, producing MPLLCERHRIAYVDAFGSIARSEQNEDSDIDLIIEFSKPRRDRISNRFFGFLHDVEDRFHQKVDILTEESLQNPFLKEKVNRDRVRIYGD